A genome region from Methylobacterium sp. FF17 includes the following:
- a CDS encoding efflux RND transporter periplasmic adaptor subunit, whose protein sequence is MRALLSVAFLAIGIAIGGAFPRVSEIVQGALATAGLSTAPKPPPTNAAVSRPASGKGDEGHGEPDHEHASNERPDSAGEPAHGEAAHRHSDNEAKPKPKAPGHAHAEGEAHGEEGEGKIKMTAEQAAEQDIKLARVDAGILSRHLLVPGSIVQDADRIARVPARVAGTVAEMRKRLGEDVAKGEVVAVLDSREVAEAKSEFLTATVKADLEKTNFDRQQALWDKRISAESAFLNAKAAYSEATLRVDLARQKLSALGLNAAEVAVSAKKDETTPNLSTLRRYELRSPLAGRVVERKVDVGTKVGSEGDPADVYTVADLSSVWIELSVPTTELAKVREGARVAIVAGDDRPRAEGKVVFVSPILNPETRSARVIVSLPNKDMAWRPGTFVTTEVEIAQDPVKVRLPKSAIQTIGGEKVVFARTPAGFERRDVTIGKADDQAYEILSGLNPGDEVAVANSFVLKAELGKAEADHDH, encoded by the coding sequence ATGCGTGCACTTCTGTCCGTGGCCTTCCTGGCCATAGGCATCGCCATCGGCGGTGCCTTCCCGCGTGTGTCCGAAATCGTGCAGGGCGCCCTCGCGACCGCCGGTCTTTCAACGGCCCCGAAGCCTCCACCGACGAACGCCGCCGTATCGAGGCCGGCGTCCGGGAAGGGCGACGAGGGACACGGCGAGCCGGATCACGAGCATGCTTCCAACGAGCGCCCGGATTCGGCGGGCGAGCCGGCGCATGGAGAGGCCGCACATCGGCATTCGGATAACGAGGCCAAGCCCAAGCCGAAGGCCCCCGGCCACGCGCATGCCGAGGGCGAGGCGCACGGCGAGGAGGGCGAGGGCAAGATCAAGATGACGGCCGAACAGGCCGCGGAGCAGGACATCAAGCTGGCTCGCGTCGACGCCGGCATACTCTCGCGCCATCTCCTCGTTCCCGGTTCCATCGTCCAGGATGCCGACCGGATCGCCCGCGTGCCCGCCCGGGTTGCCGGGACGGTGGCGGAAATGCGCAAGCGTCTCGGCGAGGACGTAGCCAAGGGCGAGGTCGTAGCGGTCCTCGATAGCCGCGAGGTTGCAGAGGCCAAGAGCGAGTTCCTGACGGCGACCGTCAAGGCGGACCTGGAGAAGACCAACTTCGACCGCCAGCAAGCGCTCTGGGACAAGCGAATCTCGGCGGAATCGGCCTTTCTCAACGCGAAGGCGGCCTATTCGGAAGCGACCCTTCGCGTCGACCTCGCCCGCCAGAAGCTTTCGGCCCTGGGGCTGAACGCGGCCGAGGTCGCAGTCTCGGCCAAGAAGGACGAGACAACCCCGAACCTGTCGACCCTTCGACGATACGAGCTCAGGTCCCCCCTCGCCGGACGGGTCGTCGAGCGAAAGGTCGACGTCGGCACGAAGGTCGGCAGCGAGGGCGACCCCGCGGACGTCTACACCGTGGCCGACCTGTCCTCCGTGTGGATCGAGCTCTCGGTCCCGACAACCGAGCTGGCGAAGGTGCGAGAGGGCGCCCGGGTGGCCATCGTCGCGGGGGACGACCGCCCTCGCGCAGAGGGCAAGGTCGTCTTCGTGAGCCCGATCCTCAACCCGGAGACGCGCTCGGCCCGTGTCATCGTCTCTTTGCCCAACAAGGACATGGCCTGGCGGCCGGGGACCTTCGTGACGACGGAAGTCGAGATCGCCCAGGATCCCGTCAAGGTCCGACTGCCGAAATCCGCAATCCAGACCATCGGCGGCGAGAAGGTGGTGTTCGCGCGGACCCCGGCGGGGTTCGAGAGAAGGGACGTGACCATCGGCAAGGCCGACGACCAGGCCTACGAGATCCTTTCGGGTCTGAACCCAGGCGACGAGGTCGCGGTGGCCAACTCCTTCGTCCTGAAGGCCGAGCTCGGCAAGGCCGAAGCCGACCACGACCACTGA
- a CDS encoding heavy-metal-associated domain-containing protein, whose protein sequence is MIRLKVTRMNCGGCAKSVTRAVLGVDPNATVDIDLGEGIVSIASSSDAARFTDAVSSAGYGVEPLTAAA, encoded by the coding sequence ATGATCCGGCTCAAGGTCACTCGAATGAACTGCGGCGGCTGCGCCAAGTCCGTTACGCGCGCGGTCCTGGGCGTCGATCCGAATGCCACCGTCGACATCGACCTGGGCGAAGGCATCGTCTCCATCGCGTCGTCCTCGGATGCGGCGCGGTTCACCGACGCGGTCAGTTCCGCGGGCTATGGCGTCGAACCGCTGACCGCCGCGGCTTGA
- a CDS encoding efflux RND transporter periplasmic adaptor subunit encodes MSFRIAAALGAAWLAVASLAGPARAHEGHDHGAPPPPVSKSIAPRGEAASDAFELTAIPRDGKVTFYLDRFRTNEPVRGAVLEVETPEGQRTATETAEAAYVLPAPWLAQAGSHDLLVTVTAGEAVDVLTVPLSIPQTQAPVAAPAAAPGGTAMAKASAAVADLKARLAAKDPVLMLTAAAAFLLGMLLTVLMRGRRSLPAVAVMAVFVTLALGTVAFAHGDEDHGTPSKGDPVQGAALLDPAQPSSDLAQRLPDGSVFVPKPTQRLLVLRTTMTEQATFHRTVELPGRVIPDPNASGVVQSSVGGRLSPPSSGLFPRLGTTVRKGDVLAYVTPPVQAIDVSDMRQRQGELDQQIDVVERRVERYRKLATTGAVAQTQLDDALSELKGLQDRRTALDKARQQPEALVAPVDGVIAQASAVAGQMAAAGAMVFQIVDPTRLWVEALSFDALTPAGNATARFADGRTLSLVYQGAGLADRNQAIPVQFAIKGNTAGLRVGQFLTVLAGTDAEQSGLALPRAAVVRSGNGQAIVYEHVAAERFEARQVRVEPLDGTNVLVAEGVGAGKRVVTEGAELLDQVR; translated from the coding sequence ATGTCTTTTCGTATTGCCGCCGCCCTTGGCGCGGCGTGGCTGGCCGTCGCTTCGCTGGCGGGTCCCGCACGTGCCCATGAGGGGCACGACCACGGCGCACCGCCCCCGCCCGTCTCGAAGTCCATCGCCCCGCGCGGCGAGGCCGCGTCGGACGCGTTCGAGCTGACCGCCATCCCACGGGACGGGAAGGTCACGTTCTACCTCGACCGCTTCCGGACCAACGAACCCGTCCGCGGCGCAGTCCTGGAGGTGGAGACGCCCGAGGGGCAGAGGACCGCCACCGAGACCGCCGAGGCGGCCTACGTGCTTCCCGCGCCCTGGCTCGCGCAGGCGGGATCGCACGACCTCCTGGTGACCGTCACCGCCGGGGAGGCGGTCGACGTCCTCACCGTCCCGCTGTCCATCCCGCAGACCCAGGCGCCCGTCGCCGCCCCGGCCGCAGCGCCGGGCGGCACCGCCATGGCCAAGGCGTCCGCCGCCGTCGCCGACCTGAAGGCCCGCCTCGCGGCCAAGGACCCCGTCCTGATGCTGACCGCGGCGGCCGCCTTCCTCCTCGGCATGCTGCTCACCGTGCTCATGCGGGGCCGGCGCAGCCTTCCCGCCGTGGCCGTCATGGCGGTCTTCGTGACCCTGGCGCTCGGGACCGTGGCCTTCGCCCATGGCGACGAGGACCACGGCACCCCGTCCAAGGGCGACCCGGTTCAAGGCGCGGCCCTGCTCGACCCCGCGCAGCCGTCGTCCGACCTTGCCCAGCGCCTGCCTGACGGCTCCGTGTTCGTGCCCAAGCCGACCCAGCGCCTCCTGGTCCTGCGCACCACCATGACGGAGCAGGCGACGTTCCACCGGACGGTCGAACTGCCGGGACGCGTGATCCCGGACCCGAACGCCAGCGGCGTCGTGCAATCCTCGGTCGGCGGCCGGCTCTCGCCGCCGTCCTCAGGCCTGTTCCCGCGCCTCGGGACGACGGTGAGGAAGGGCGACGTGCTGGCCTACGTGACGCCCCCGGTCCAGGCCATCGACGTCTCGGACATGCGCCAGCGCCAGGGCGAGCTCGACCAGCAGATCGACGTCGTCGAGCGCCGCGTGGAGCGCTATCGCAAGCTCGCGACCACCGGCGCCGTCGCCCAGACACAGCTCGACGACGCCCTCTCCGAGCTGAAGGGCCTGCAGGACCGCCGCACGGCCCTCGACAAGGCACGACAGCAGCCGGAAGCCCTGGTCGCGCCCGTCGACGGCGTTATCGCGCAGGCCTCCGCGGTGGCGGGCCAGATGGCGGCGGCCGGCGCCATGGTGTTCCAGATCGTCGACCCGACCCGTCTCTGGGTCGAGGCCCTGAGCTTCGACGCCCTCACGCCGGCTGGGAACGCCACGGCCCGCTTCGCCGACGGGCGCACCCTATCCCTCGTCTACCAGGGCGCCGGCCTCGCCGACCGCAACCAGGCCATCCCGGTCCAGTTCGCGATCAAGGGCAACACCGCCGGCCTGCGGGTCGGGCAGTTCCTCACGGTGCTCGCCGGCACGGACGCCGAGCAGTCCGGCCTCGCCCTGCCGCGTGCGGCGGTGGTCCGCTCCGGCAACGGGCAGGCCATCGTCTACGAGCACGTCGCCGCCGAGCGCTTCGAGGCCCGCCAGGTCCGGGTCGAGCCCCTCGACGGGACCAACGTGCTCGTCGCCGAGGGGGTAGGCGCGGGCAAGCGCGTCGTCACCGAGGGCGCCGAGCTCCTCGATCAGGTCCGCTGA
- a CDS encoding efflux RND transporter permease subunit, with amino-acid sequence MFNFLVTQSLRNRLLVLAVAAVLILYGAFTATKLPVDVFPDLNKPTVTIMTEAEGLAPPEVEQLVTYPIETRMNGLPGVSRVRSVSGVGLSIVYVEFDWGTDIYRNRQQIAERLTLVRDQLPPNVTPQMGPISSIMGQILLVAVTGDNATPMEVREAADFILRPRLLTIPGVAQVIPIGGEVRQFRVSPNVAAMRALGVTNAQLEASLTQFGTNAGGGFTDQYAREYLIRNIGRTMSLDDLRSVVVANVADAPVYLRQVAEVSFAPRVKRGDGGYMGKPGVIVSVEKQPDVDTVKLTREIEAALKEVTATLPNGIKADQILFRQANFIETSIANVERVLVEAIVVVAIVLFAFLLNVRTTAISLTAIPVSILATAVAFHLAGLSINTMTLGGLAIAIGELVDDAVVDVENIFRRLGENRAAGSPRSTFEVVVAASSEVRSGIVYATMIIVLVFVPLFALSGIEGRLFAPLGQAYIISILASLLVSVTLTPVLAYYLLPGLKSLAEHDSALLRWLKRGNARLLGVAFRHQRLLVATVALSVVAAGIAAWNLPRAFLPPFNEGSFTVNTTFNPGISLSESNRVGLIAEKLLLDIPEVASVGRRTGRAELDEHAEGVHSSEIEVELKGGGRPKDAVVADIRQRLSRLPLSVNVGQPISHRLDHMLSGVRAELALKIFGEDLDALRSVANDLRDRMAKIPGLADLQVEKQVRIPQLEIRVDYTRAALYGVQPSAVVEQLSRLSNGRVVSTVADGYKRFDVLLRLPERQRTTQGLKDLLIETPSGWVPARQVADIRETDGPNQILRENSRRRLVVQANTNGQSDMATIVAAIRKEVAEAKLPPGFFASLEGTFQAQEEASRTIAALSTLSLALVFAILYSRYRSAVLALIIMGNVPLALIGSVIALWLVGQPLSVASMIGFITLTGISARNGILKISHYLNLSLHEGMPFGRDLVVRGSLERLTPVLMTALSAGVALVPLLYDAANPGKEILHPVAVTIFGGLISATLLDTVLTPVLFLRFGKAPLERLRAVQSETPDAPRPDGAKPRPVEAF; translated from the coding sequence ATGTTCAATTTCCTCGTCACGCAGTCACTGCGCAACCGCCTGCTCGTCCTCGCGGTCGCCGCCGTCCTGATCCTGTACGGCGCCTTCACCGCCACCAAGCTGCCGGTGGACGTGTTTCCCGACCTCAACAAGCCGACGGTCACCATCATGACCGAGGCCGAGGGGCTCGCGCCGCCCGAGGTGGAGCAGCTCGTCACCTATCCCATCGAGACCCGGATGAACGGCCTGCCCGGGGTCAGCCGGGTGCGCTCGGTCTCCGGCGTCGGGCTCTCCATCGTCTACGTCGAGTTCGACTGGGGCACCGACATCTACCGGAATCGGCAGCAGATCGCCGAGCGTCTGACCCTGGTCCGCGACCAGCTCCCGCCGAACGTCACGCCCCAGATGGGGCCGATCTCCTCCATCATGGGGCAGATCCTGCTGGTCGCGGTGACCGGAGACAACGCGACCCCGATGGAGGTGCGCGAGGCCGCCGACTTCATCCTGCGGCCTCGCCTGCTCACCATCCCGGGCGTCGCCCAGGTCATTCCCATCGGCGGCGAGGTGCGCCAGTTCCGGGTAAGCCCGAACGTGGCGGCCATGCGGGCGCTCGGCGTCACCAACGCCCAGCTTGAGGCGTCCCTGACCCAGTTCGGCACCAATGCCGGCGGCGGCTTCACCGACCAGTACGCCCGCGAGTACCTCATCCGGAACATCGGCCGGACCATGAGCCTCGACGACCTGCGCAGCGTCGTCGTCGCCAACGTCGCGGACGCGCCGGTCTACCTGCGCCAGGTGGCGGAAGTCTCCTTCGCCCCGAGGGTGAAGCGCGGCGACGGCGGCTACATGGGCAAGCCCGGCGTCATCGTCTCCGTCGAGAAGCAGCCCGACGTCGACACGGTCAAGCTCACCCGCGAGATCGAGGCGGCGCTGAAGGAGGTCACCGCGACCCTGCCGAACGGGATCAAGGCCGACCAGATCCTGTTCCGGCAGGCGAACTTCATCGAGACCTCCATCGCCAACGTCGAGCGCGTGCTCGTCGAGGCCATCGTGGTTGTGGCCATCGTGCTCTTCGCGTTCCTCCTGAACGTGCGCACCACGGCCATCTCGCTGACCGCCATCCCGGTCTCGATCCTGGCGACCGCGGTGGCCTTCCACCTCGCCGGCCTGTCGATCAACACCATGACCCTGGGCGGGCTCGCCATCGCCATCGGCGAGCTCGTCGACGACGCGGTGGTCGACGTCGAGAACATCTTTCGAAGGCTCGGCGAGAACCGGGCGGCCGGCTCGCCGCGCTCGACCTTCGAGGTGGTGGTTGCCGCCTCCTCGGAGGTGCGCTCCGGCATCGTCTACGCAACGATGATCATCGTCCTCGTGTTCGTGCCCCTGTTCGCCCTGTCGGGCATCGAGGGCCGCCTCTTCGCGCCCCTGGGCCAGGCCTACATCATCTCCATCCTGGCGAGCCTGCTGGTGTCCGTGACCCTGACGCCGGTGCTGGCCTACTACCTGCTGCCCGGCCTCAAGAGCCTGGCCGAGCACGACAGCGCCCTGCTGCGCTGGCTCAAGCGGGGTAACGCCCGGTTGCTCGGCGTCGCCTTCCGGCACCAGCGCCTGCTCGTCGCCACGGTGGCGCTGTCCGTCGTGGCGGCCGGGATCGCCGCCTGGAACCTGCCGCGCGCCTTCCTCCCGCCCTTCAACGAGGGCTCGTTCACCGTCAACACGACGTTCAACCCGGGGATTTCGCTCTCCGAGAGCAACCGCGTCGGCCTCATCGCCGAGAAGCTGCTCCTGGACATTCCGGAGGTCGCCTCGGTGGGTCGCCGCACCGGCCGGGCCGAGCTCGACGAGCATGCTGAGGGCGTCCACTCCTCCGAGATCGAGGTCGAGCTCAAGGGCGGCGGCCGGCCGAAGGACGCGGTCGTGGCGGACATCCGGCAGCGCCTGTCCCGGCTGCCGCTCTCGGTGAACGTCGGCCAGCCGATCTCGCACCGCCTCGACCACATGCTGTCCGGCGTCCGGGCCGAGCTTGCCCTGAAGATCTTCGGCGAGGATCTCGACGCCCTGCGCAGCGTGGCCAACGACCTGCGCGACCGCATGGCAAAAATCCCCGGCCTGGCCGACCTGCAGGTGGAGAAGCAGGTCCGCATCCCGCAGCTGGAGATCCGGGTCGATTACACCCGGGCCGCCCTCTACGGGGTCCAGCCCTCGGCCGTAGTCGAGCAGCTCAGCCGGCTGTCCAACGGGCGCGTCGTTTCGACGGTGGCCGATGGCTACAAGCGCTTCGACGTGCTCTTGCGCCTGCCCGAGCGCCAGCGCACGACCCAGGGGCTCAAGGACCTCCTGATCGAGACGCCGTCCGGCTGGGTGCCGGCGCGCCAGGTCGCCGACATCCGCGAGACGGACGGCCCCAACCAGATCCTGCGCGAGAACAGCCGGCGCCGTCTCGTCGTCCAGGCCAACACCAACGGGCAAAGCGACATGGCCACCATCGTGGCGGCCATCCGCAAGGAGGTGGCGGAAGCCAAGCTCCCGCCGGGCTTCTTCGCCAGCCTGGAGGGGACCTTCCAGGCGCAGGAGGAGGCGAGCCGGACCATCGCGGCCCTTTCGACCCTTTCCCTCGCCCTGGTCTTCGCCATCCTCTACAGCCGCTACCGCTCGGCCGTGCTGGCGCTGATCATCATGGGCAACGTGCCGCTCGCCCTCATCGGCAGCGTGATCGCGCTGTGGCTGGTGGGCCAGCCGCTCTCGGTGGCGTCGATGATCGGGTTCATCACGCTGACCGGCATCAGCGCCCGCAACGGCATCCTGAAGATCAGCCACTACCTGAACCTGTCGCTGCACGAGGGCATGCCGTTCGGGCGCGACCTCGTGGTGCGCGGCAGCCTGGAGCGCCTGACGCCGGTGCTGATGACCGCCCTGTCGGCGGGCGTCGCCCTGGTGCCGCTGCTCTACGACGCCGCGAACCCGGGCAAGGAGATCCTGCACCCGGTCGCGGTGACCATCTTCGGCGGCCTGATCAGCGCGACCCTGCTCGACACGGTCCTGACGCCCGTCCTGTTCCTGCGGTTCGGCAAGGCCCCGCTGGAGCGCTTGCGCGCCGTGCAGTCCGAGACACCCGATGCACCGCGTCCGGACGGCGCCAAGCCGCGTCCGGTCGAGGCGTTCTGA
- the copM gene encoding CopM family metallochaperone encodes MKTIGTIALAALLGLGTAGPSLAQSTHSHGGHEMPGDPKASHDEDMMKMINDMKPDPKDPASTKDFKAADMAMMHDMHVPYTGNPDVDFRTHMIPHHKGAVAMAKVALKHAKDPETKAMAQKIIDDQEKEIGEMEGWLKKNAK; translated from the coding sequence ATGAAGACCATCGGCACGATTGCACTGGCCGCGCTGCTCGGCCTCGGAACGGCTGGGCCGAGCCTCGCCCAGTCGACCCATTCCCACGGCGGGCACGAGATGCCCGGCGACCCGAAGGCGTCGCATGACGAAGACATGATGAAGATGATAAACGACATGAAGCCGGACCCGAAGGACCCGGCCTCGACCAAGGACTTCAAGGCCGCCGACATGGCGATGATGCACGACATGCACGTGCCCTACACCGGCAACCCGGACGTGGATTTCCGCACCCACATGATCCCGCACCACAAGGGCGCGGTGGCCATGGCCAAGGTGGCCCTGAAGCACGCCAAGGACCCCGAGACCAAGGCGATGGCCCAGAAGATCATCGACGACCAGGAGAAGGAGATCGGCGAGATGGAAGGCTGGTTGAAGAAGAACGCGAAATAA
- the cueR gene encoding Cu(I)-responsive transcriptional regulator, with protein sequence MNIGQAADASGVSAKMIRHYESIGLVPQADRRDSGYRDYDPEDVHRLSFVRRARDLGFPLERIRVLLGLWGDPTRSSAEVKALALTHIEELEEKARHLQEMADVLRGLADACDGDGRPHCPIIEGLEAGSVPASSPSGERLISRSSSTSLPSRRSPSPGRR encoded by the coding sequence ATGAACATCGGGCAGGCGGCGGACGCATCGGGGGTCTCAGCCAAGATGATCCGCCATTACGAGAGCATCGGCTTGGTGCCCCAGGCCGACCGCCGGGACAGCGGCTACCGCGACTACGACCCGGAGGACGTGCACCGGCTCAGCTTCGTCCGCCGGGCTCGGGACCTCGGCTTCCCGTTGGAACGCATCCGGGTCCTTCTGGGATTGTGGGGCGATCCCACACGCAGCAGCGCCGAGGTGAAGGCCCTCGCTTTGACCCACATCGAGGAACTCGAAGAGAAGGCCCGCCACCTTCAGGAAATGGCGGACGTCCTTCGTGGTCTGGCCGACGCCTGCGACGGGGACGGACGACCCCACTGCCCGATCATCGAGGGACTGGAGGCCGGATCCGTGCCGGCCTCCAGCCCCTCGGGTGAACGGCTTATTTCGCGTTCTTCTTCAACCAGCCTTCCATCTCGCCGATCTCCTTCTCCTGGTCGTCGATGA
- a CDS encoding heavy metal translocating P-type ATPase, which produces MIHGTAANDHADPHGAHAGHDHAHGHQVEPPAGAGTVKDPVCGMTVDPHRAKHRAEHAGHPYYFCSTGCGTKFEADPVRYIDPAQAAAKSDPVPEGTIYTCPMHPEVRQVGPGACPICGMGLEPAMVGADAGPSEELVDMTRRFRVGLVLTLPVFVLEMGGHLFGLTERLGQQASNWIQFALATPVVLWAGWPFFVRALHSVRSRNLNMFTLVALGTGVAWAYSVVATVAPGLFPEALRGHGGAVPAYFEAAAVITVLVLLGQVLELRARESTSGALRALLDLAPKTARRLHPDGTDDEVRLEDIRVGDRLRVRPGEKVPVDGTVSEGRSSVDESLVTGESMPVTKEAGATVIGGSLNQSGSLVIEATKVGRDTMLARIVQMVAEAQRSRAPIQRLADRVAGWFVPAVIGVALLAFVAWMAFGPEPRFTFALLAAVAVLIIACPCALGLATPMSIMVGVGRGAGAGVLVKNAEALERMERVTTLVVDKTGTLTEGKPTVTRIVPAAGFDEAEVLRLSASVERASEHPLAVAVVAAAEKRGLAFAPVTGFDSPTGKGALGTVEGRRVALGNASFLREQGVDVSAYAVQADDLRRDGATAIFVGVDGRVGGVLAIADPVKATTAEALAALRVEGIRVVMLTGDNRTTAEAVARRLGIEEVEAEVLPDQKAAVVERHKSAGQVVAMAGDGVNDAPALAAADVGIAMGTGTDVAIESAGLTLLKGDLMGIVRARRLSRAVMGNIRQNLFFAFIYNAAGVPVAAGVLYPFLGILLSPVIAAAAMALSSVSVIGNALRLRAVRL; this is translated from the coding sequence ATGATCCACGGCACCGCAGCGAACGACCATGCAGACCCCCACGGTGCCCATGCCGGGCATGACCACGCGCATGGCCATCAGGTCGAGCCGCCCGCCGGCGCCGGGACGGTCAAGGATCCCGTCTGTGGGATGACGGTCGACCCTCACAGGGCGAAGCATCGGGCCGAGCATGCCGGGCACCCGTACTACTTCTGCTCGACAGGCTGCGGAACGAAGTTCGAGGCCGATCCGGTCCGGTACATCGACCCGGCCCAAGCCGCCGCGAAGTCCGATCCCGTGCCCGAAGGCACGATCTACACCTGCCCGATGCATCCGGAGGTGCGCCAGGTCGGCCCCGGCGCCTGCCCGATCTGCGGCATGGGGTTGGAGCCGGCCATGGTCGGCGCGGACGCTGGCCCGAGCGAGGAGCTCGTCGACATGACGCGCCGGTTCCGGGTCGGGCTCGTCCTGACGCTTCCGGTCTTCGTGCTGGAGATGGGCGGCCATCTTTTCGGCCTGACCGAGCGGCTCGGCCAGCAGGCCTCGAACTGGATACAGTTCGCGCTCGCGACGCCGGTCGTGCTCTGGGCCGGCTGGCCCTTTTTCGTGCGGGCCCTTCACTCCGTGCGCTCGCGCAACCTCAACATGTTCACCCTCGTCGCCCTCGGGACCGGGGTGGCCTGGGCCTACAGCGTCGTCGCCACCGTCGCTCCCGGCTTGTTCCCCGAGGCGCTGCGCGGTCACGGCGGGGCGGTGCCGGCCTACTTCGAGGCGGCGGCCGTCATCACCGTGCTGGTGCTTCTCGGCCAGGTCCTGGAACTGCGGGCGCGCGAGAGCACCAGCGGGGCCCTCAGGGCGCTCCTCGACCTGGCGCCGAAGACCGCCCGGCGCCTTCATCCGGACGGCACCGACGACGAGGTTCGCCTGGAGGACATCCGCGTCGGCGACCGCCTGCGGGTGCGCCCGGGCGAGAAGGTGCCGGTCGACGGAACCGTGAGCGAAGGTCGAAGCTCGGTCGACGAGAGCCTCGTGACCGGGGAATCGATGCCGGTCACGAAGGAGGCCGGCGCCACGGTCATCGGCGGCAGCCTCAACCAGTCCGGCTCGCTCGTCATCGAGGCGACCAAGGTTGGTCGGGACACCATGCTGGCCCGCATCGTCCAGATGGTGGCCGAGGCGCAGCGCAGCCGGGCCCCCATCCAGCGCCTCGCGGACCGGGTGGCGGGCTGGTTCGTGCCCGCCGTCATCGGCGTGGCGCTGCTGGCCTTCGTCGCCTGGATGGCGTTCGGCCCCGAGCCGCGCTTCACCTTCGCCCTCCTGGCCGCCGTGGCCGTTCTCATCATCGCCTGCCCCTGCGCGCTCGGGCTCGCCACCCCGATGTCCATCATGGTCGGCGTCGGCAGGGGCGCCGGGGCCGGGGTGCTCGTGAAGAACGCCGAGGCGCTGGAGCGGATGGAGCGGGTCACGACCCTCGTGGTCGACAAAACCGGTACCTTGACGGAGGGCAAGCCCACGGTCACCCGGATCGTGCCCGCGGCGGGCTTCGACGAGGCGGAGGTCCTGCGGCTTTCGGCAAGCGTGGAGCGCGCGAGCGAACACCCCTTGGCGGTCGCGGTCGTGGCGGCCGCCGAGAAGCGGGGGCTGGCCTTCGCCCCGGTCACCGGCTTCGACAGCCCGACGGGCAAGGGCGCGCTCGGCACCGTCGAGGGACGGCGTGTGGCGCTCGGCAACGCGAGCTTCCTGCGCGAGCAGGGCGTGGACGTCTCCGCCTACGCGGTCCAGGCCGATGACCTGAGGCGGGACGGGGCGACGGCCATCTTCGTCGGCGTCGACGGACGCGTGGGCGGCGTCCTCGCCATCGCCGACCCGGTCAAGGCGACGACGGCAGAGGCACTGGCCGCGCTCCGGGTCGAAGGCATCCGTGTCGTCATGCTCACGGGCGACAACCGGACCACCGCCGAGGCGGTGGCGCGTCGGCTCGGCATCGAGGAGGTCGAGGCGGAGGTGCTGCCCGACCAGAAGGCCGCCGTGGTCGAGAGGCACAAGTCGGCGGGGCAGGTGGTCGCCATGGCGGGCGACGGCGTCAACGACGCCCCGGCGCTCGCCGCGGCCGACGTCGGCATCGCCATGGGAACGGGGACCGACGTGGCCATCGAAAGCGCTGGGCTGACGCTGCTCAAGGGCGACCTCATGGGCATCGTGCGGGCACGGCGCCTGTCGCGGGCGGTGATGGGCAACATCCGCCAGAACCTGTTCTTCGCCTTCATCTACAATGCCGCGGGCGTGCCGGTGGCGGCCGGGGTGCTCTATCCGTTTCTTGGCATCCTGTTGTCCCCGGTCATCGCGGCCGCGGCGATGGCGCTCTCCTCGGTCAGCGTCATCGGGAACGCCCTGCGGCTGCGGGCGGTGCGGCTTTAG